Part of the Juglans regia cultivar Chandler chromosome 14, Walnut 2.0, whole genome shotgun sequence genome, CGCCCCACTATTGCTTTCGCAGATGAGTTGCCGAAAGATGTCGGAGGTGTTGGACTCTTCAGCGCCCCCTATGGCGAGTACTGGAGGTTCATGAGGAAGCTCTCCATGACGCAACTGCTGGGAGCCCGGCAGATCGAACTGTCACGCTCCATTCGACAGGAAGAAATTGCGCGGCTTTTGCATAGCGTGTTGGAGAGTGCTGATAGAAGAGAGGTGGTTGATTTGGGTGCTGAGCTCATGAAGTTAACGAACAATTCCACGTGCAGGCTGGCGATGAGCACTAGAGTTTCAGGGGAAAATAATGAGGCAGAGCAGATAAGGGAGTTGGTGAAGAATTCGTTGCAGTTGGCTTCGAAGGTTTGTTTTGGGGATGTGTTGGGGCCTTTCAAGAAGTTGGGTTTTTGGCTGTATGGGAAGCAGGCTGCAGACATGGACAAGAGGTATGATGAGATTCTGGAAAGGATATGGAAGGAGCATGAAGAAATTAgcgggaagaaagaaaatgaggattTGATGGACATACTATTGAAGGTGTACAAAGATGACAAAGCCGAGTTCAAGATGACCAGAACACATATCAAGGCTTTCTTGCGTGTAAGTTAAGCCGttcattaaaattgaaaatataaatatttttttaacaataaatagAATCGGCCTcttgttatatattaaactttttttacttaattaggATCTCTTCGTTGGCGGCACTAATACCTCGGCAGACGTCATGCAATGGACGATGTCCGAGCTCATCAACCATCCTCATATGTTCAGGAAGCTTAGGGAGGAAATTGAATCAGTCGTTGGCACTGCTAGACTGGTTGAGGAATCAGATGTCTCTAATCTCCCCTACTTGCAAGCAGTTGTTAAAGAAACACTACGACTATACCCATCAGTTGCTGTGACAACAAGAGAGTGCCGCGAAAACTGTAAGATAAAAGGCTATGACATACCCCAAAAGACTATGGTGGCGATCAATCTCTATAGCGTAATGCAAGATCCAGAAGTGTGGGACGATCCAAGTGAATTCCGACCAGAGAGGTTCTTGGTCTCTTCTAAAgtacaaaatgaaaatgaaacaagAGGTCAAAGTTTGGTTGATTTTGTTCCCTTTGGGGCCGGAAGGAGAGGTTGCCCTGGCTCAGCTTTGGCATACAGCACAATGAATTCCACAATCGGCGCCTTGGTTCAATGCTTTGACTGGAAGATTGGGAGTGGTGGAGATGAGGATAAGGTTGATATGGAAGTTGATTCGGGCTTTGGTTTGTCCAAGGCTCACTCACTTGTATGCCTTCCTGTGGTTCACTTCAATCCCTTTGCTTCTTCGGCGCCgtaaatgaatattttcaaacttcagtattggcatgcatgcatgcaatatatataattgctcaAAATATGCATGCATAGAAACAATTTCATAAGCTAGCTTTCCAGTATGGGTATAATATTATCCTTGAAAGATGGGAATTCATGAGTATATATATGCTGATCGGTGAAATTTATATAACTTTGTGTGGCCGGGCCgggttttatttagtttaagCACTTTGACAAACAGTGGCCGGACGCCTAAAAATTCCGATCTAGCAGTCAGTTCCAGGTTCCAACCCAAAAAAACATCCGACCCGACCCTAGCAGCTTCTTAATTAAACCAGGTTCGTTCGATCTGTAACTAAGCCCActacccaaaaataaataacagcAAATTAACCAAATTAAGGACATGCAGCGGTAGAATGtgcaaatattatataatcactttaataaaaaataaaatttattattaaaaaattaattttttttttatgtaaatctaatatttattatttttttaaaaatagttatagaTATTTACATTCTCACAACCgcaactcttatttttcatatcttttaaGTACTCGATCGATCGAGGAGAATATATCCtcgtaattaatttaatcataaaaaaagtatatggCAGCTTTATCAACGAATTTTGAcgcaaattaataataatatataataagcgTCCAGAAGATCGAAGATGAGAAAGCGAAATGGCATTAAATTACCTCAGTCATAAGCAACATTAATTAACGAACTCGATCTGGCCTCCTCCTAGAAGATTGCttccaattttattcttttcttggaGGAACGTCTTTTTACCATGCATATACTTTCCGTGTGGCATTTTCAAGAGAACAAGTCCGAAACTTTGGTTGATCCTGGTATTCCGCCTTCAAGACTTCCTTCCTGGCTGTACGTGCGGTTATAACATTGACCTTGAAGCAGAAATTAAGTCGGTAACTAATCATGTCTTCATTAATTGATTCTTTCAATTACCCGCCCCAACCATAACCAGATTAATTGAGGCTAAGCTATCATACTTTCAACCGGCTGCCCTGATCGATCGATCTCTAATGGCATTCAACATACTCCACCTTCTCTTGCTCATATCTTTGTCAGGTACGTACGAACGTTATAccccgcatatatatatatatatatatatattattctatggttttatatatgatgctatatatatatatatatatttatacaactaaTTACTTTCTGGGATTTGGATTTTTCAGGagcagaggccacagtttttaTATTGCAAAACAGTTGCAGGAACACAATATGGCCAGGGATCCTACCCGGGGCAGGCAAACCTCAACTAATGAATGGGGGGCTTCAGCTCAGACCCAATGAAACTATAGAAATAAATGCACCAAAAGGGTGGTCGGGCCGTTTTTGGGGTCGTCGTCGGTGTTCCTTCGATAAATCTGGTAAGGGAAGGTGCCTCACCGGAGACTGCGGTGGGCAGCTAAAATGCGCGGGGGCGGGGGGTGCACCGCCTGCAACACTAGCAGAGTTTACCCTGGACAGTCCAGTGGATTTCTACGATGTTAGCCTCGTCGATGGCTATAACATGAGGATTTCAATAGTACCAAAGGGGGATTCAGACCCTAATTGTAAGGAGGTGAGTTGTGTGTCGGACTTGAACAGACATTGCCCTGATGGCTTGCAAGTAAAGAGTAATGGTCATGTTGTGGCATGCAAAAGTGCTTGCTTAGCGTTTAATGCGCCCCAATATTGTTGCACTGGATCCTACGGCGGCCCTCAAACCTGCAAGCCTACCCGTTATTCTCAGGTGTTCAAAGCTGCTTGTCCCACTGCTTATAGTTATGCCTACGATGATCCCACCAGCACTTTCACTTGCAAAGGATCAGCTGACTATTTGATTAGgttttgttaaattaattaaattaaattatatatatatcggtgGTAAACTTGTACATACGTACGTGGTTACATCATTAATCGTATCtgttttgtttcaaataaaTTACTCAAAAGGTATACATGAAATTACCATGTAAATTATTGCCATATATAAAAGTAGTACTTCTTTgtgtaagaaaataataataattcaggAATTAATATTTGTTGTTGATCACATTGACATGGAACGGCGATCATGATGAGTACTGTGTACAAAATCGCATATGTATATATGTCGTGTGCCTTTaattatcatgatcatgatcatgatcagtactgTGTACAAACGGATGCATGCAGCAAGGCAAATTAAACGCTCATATTTATCTCAGCCCTAGTGTGATATggtatttaattttgtaaaatagcTAGCATATATGTCTTAAGGCGGCCGCCTAGAGTGTACATACGAATTCATGTTGTAAGTAGGGCAcgattcattcattcatttatttacGTCTTATAATGATTCAAATCAATTTGAGTCCTACAAATACGATGATCATACATACCGCCTTGACATTGGGTGCaagtttaacatttttaatttaaactaatttaagatattatttatatatgtgctCAGTGATGAAGAGCCCtagctaatattaatatttaaacttgcacaataataaataaataaataaaaattaactgTTTCAGAAGAGTACGTATTTATCTCTATTAATTCTATGCCTCTATAAGTTTGAATCCCAAGCTGCAGATACCTTTAAGGTGATGAATTGCTGAATGAGTCGAATTTGGCTTTtcatcgttttgaaaaaagcttcctgatttttttattttttttaatttacgcACATTTTCATCcttgaattttaataaatttgtaaattagtTTCTCCT contains:
- the LOC109001514 gene encoding cytochrome P450 705A22-like, translating into MAPLTDTQYYLFCFFVWIFSTLLLRSLFRRPNNQEPAIGDLHLPPSPPALPLIGHLHLLGLTLYKSLHKLSLQYGPLLYLRLGPSRNLLVVSSASVATEVFKANDLAFSDRPTIAFADELPKDVGGVGLFSAPYGEYWRFMRKLSMTQLLGARQIELSRSIRQEEIARLLHSVLESADRREVVDLGAELMKLTNNSTCRLAMSTRVSGENNEAEQIRELVKNSLQLASKVCFGDVLGPFKKLGFWLYGKQAADMDKRYDEILERIWKEHEEISGKKENEDLMDILLKVYKDDKAEFKMTRTHIKAFLRDLFVGGTNTSADVMQWTMSELINHPHMFRKLREEIESVVGTARLVEESDVSNLPYLQAVVKETLRLYPSVAVTTRECRENCKIKGYDIPQKTMVAINLYSVMQDPEVWDDPSEFRPERFLVSSKVQNENETRGQSLVDFVPFGAGRRGCPGSALAYSTMNSTIGALVQCFDWKIGSGGDEDKVDMEVDSGFGLSKAHSLVCLPVVHFNPFASSAP
- the LOC109001515 gene encoding pathogenesis-related thaumatin-like protein 3.5 encodes the protein MAFNILHLLLLISLSGAEATVFILQNSCRNTIWPGILPGAGKPQLMNGGLQLRPNETIEINAPKGWSGRFWGRRRCSFDKSGKGRCLTGDCGGQLKCAGAGGAPPATLAEFTLDSPVDFYDVSLVDGYNMRISIVPKGDSDPNCKEVSCVSDLNRHCPDGLQVKSNGHVVACKSACLAFNAPQYCCTGSYGGPQTCKPTRYSQVFKAACPTAYSYAYDDPTSTFTCKGSADYLIRFC